One part of the Desulfovibrio sp. genome encodes these proteins:
- a CDS encoding YkgJ family cysteine cluster protein codes for MTAVNGESVFNCRMCGHCCEGRGGIVVSPTDMTRLAAHMQLPPEQVADQYCERIGGKLKIRCGEDGYCVFFHQGSGCGVHEGKPSICRAWPFFRGNIEDAASLAMAKEFCPGIEPDAKHAQFAREGREYLQENGLLASDPSCEANALILK; via the coding sequence ATGACCGCCGTTAACGGAGAATCAGTTTTTAACTGCCGCATGTGTGGCCACTGCTGCGAAGGCAGGGGCGGCATTGTCGTGAGCCCAACCGATATGACCCGGCTGGCCGCTCACATGCAGCTGCCACCGGAACAGGTGGCAGACCAGTACTGCGAGCGCATCGGCGGCAAGCTCAAGATACGCTGCGGCGAAGATGGTTACTGCGTGTTTTTCCATCAGGGCAGCGGCTGTGGCGTGCACGAGGGCAAACCCTCCATATGCAGGGCATGGCCTTTCTTTCGCGGCAATATCGAAGACGCGGCAAGCCTTGCCATGGCCAAGGAATTTTGCCCTGGTATCGAACCAGATGCCAAGCATGCCCAGTTTGCACGCGAAGGGCGGGAATATCTGCAGGAAAATGGTCTTCTTGCATCTGACCCCTCGTGCGAAGCTAACGCGCTAATCCTTAAGTAG
- a CDS encoding CoA-binding protein, which yields MLDDRLMRAMFGELRSIAIIGAKDKPGQAVDRVGRYLLEQGYRIFPVHPVRKEVWGLPAVPSIAELPEPVDIINLFRAPEYCPGHAQEVLGLGWKPKLFWMQLGIRSPEARAVLADTGITVVEDSCIMVEHARLLRPSLTSQGQGF from the coding sequence ATGCTTGACGACAGACTGATGCGCGCCATGTTTGGTGAATTGCGCAGTATCGCCATTATCGGCGCCAAGGACAAACCCGGTCAGGCTGTGGACAGGGTTGGCCGCTACCTGCTTGAGCAGGGATACCGCATTTTTCCTGTGCACCCGGTGCGCAAGGAGGTGTGGGGCTTGCCTGCTGTGCCAAGCATTGCGGAACTGCCAGAACCCGTGGATATCATCAATCTTTTTCGCGCGCCGGAATATTGCCCCGGCCATGCGCAAGAAGTTCTGGGCCTTGGCTGGAAGCCCAAACTCTTCTGGATGCAGCTTGGCATACGCTCGCCAGAAGCACGCGCGGTTCTGGCCGATACCGGCATAACCGTGGTTGAAGATTCCTGCATCATGGTTGAACACGCGCGATTGCTGCGCCCTTCGCTCACTTCTCAAGGCCAAGGATTTTAG
- a CDS encoding cation:proton antiporter: MEVPLLYEIVIIFLLSIFVTIVCNKIKLPATVGFLLTGVLCGPSLLGIVKDMRAIDHIAELGVAMLLFTIGMELSGEALNRLKRPVFLGGSLQIGLTVMAVAGIAMLLSHGTFQQGILWGCLVALSSSAIVLRILQERGATNTPTGRLSLAILVFQDIMVAPMLLCVPLLAGTLELSLEGAVFSTLRVVAVLGCVLLFARFGLDRLMEAVVRTRTREILLLSTLGLCLGMAMLTNYLGLSLSLGAFMAGLMLARSQYSMSVISGILPYRDVFMSLFFISVGMMLNLEYFSQHVVSILVITALFIVIKTLLTLPAVLVQGYPLRAAIITSLSLAQVGEFAFVLAASGLSAKLFDMNAYQTFLDVSVLTMMLTPGLMAIAPRFADLVAGKRNEHKLATAENHEGACAMKDHLIIVGFGISGKHLAHVARESGLCYTILEMNPETVTRYRHKEPISHGDASQPIVLEHLGVTKARVLAIVISDPSAVRAIVIEARRFNPHLHIIARTRFVSEVAPLRQLGADEVIAEEFETSIEVFSRVLTRYLVPRQDIDSFAARIRQENYRMIRRMSASVDSLDSMVSRLPDMGVQAMRLSQASPLCGISLAQSQMRRKYGVTVIAILRNGATQASPEPNDLFESDDVVYLFGKTEKLLAIAPLFSGPLRESNKEASPPPRAA; the protein is encoded by the coding sequence ATGGAAGTTCCTTTGCTTTATGAAATAGTCATTATTTTTCTGCTTTCGATCTTTGTCACCATCGTCTGTAACAAGATCAAACTGCCCGCCACGGTGGGTTTTTTGCTCACAGGCGTTTTGTGTGGCCCTTCGCTGCTTGGCATTGTCAAAGACATGCGGGCCATTGACCACATTGCAGAGCTTGGCGTTGCCATGCTGCTGTTCACCATTGGCATGGAGCTTTCTGGCGAAGCCCTCAACCGGTTGAAAAGGCCGGTTTTTTTGGGCGGCAGCCTTCAAATAGGCCTTACGGTCATGGCTGTTGCTGGCATTGCCATGCTGCTGAGCCACGGCACGTTTCAGCAGGGTATTTTGTGGGGCTGCCTGGTGGCGCTCTCATCTTCGGCCATTGTGCTGCGCATTTTGCAGGAGCGCGGGGCCACCAATACGCCCACAGGACGCCTTTCACTGGCCATTCTTGTGTTTCAGGACATCATGGTGGCCCCCATGCTGCTGTGCGTGCCCCTGCTGGCCGGCACGCTTGAGCTTTCGCTTGAAGGCGCGGTGTTCTCTACCCTGCGCGTGGTAGCGGTGCTTGGCTGCGTGCTGCTTTTCGCCCGCTTTGGCCTCGACAGGCTCATGGAAGCCGTGGTGCGCACCCGCACCAGAGAAATTCTGCTGCTCTCGACCCTTGGCCTGTGCCTCGGTATGGCCATGCTCACCAACTATCTGGGGCTTTCCCTTTCGCTTGGGGCCTTTATGGCTGGCCTCATGCTCGCCCGCTCGCAGTACAGCATGAGCGTTATCTCGGGTATTTTGCCCTACCGCGATGTGTTCATGAGCCTGTTTTTCATCTCTGTGGGCATGATGCTGAACCTGGAATATTTTTCTCAGCATGTTGTCAGCATTCTTGTCATAACGGCGCTGTTCATCGTCATCAAAACCCTGCTCACCCTGCCTGCGGTGCTGGTGCAGGGCTACCCCCTGCGGGCAGCCATCATCACCTCGCTCTCTCTGGCGCAGGTGGGTGAATTTGCCTTTGTTCTGGCGGCCTCGGGCCTGAGTGCCAAGCTTTTTGACATGAACGCCTACCAGACATTTCTTGATGTAAGCGTGCTCACCATGATGCTTACGCCTGGCCTTATGGCCATTGCACCCCGCTTTGCCGATCTGGTGGCGGGCAAACGCAACGAGCACAAGCTTGCCACGGCTGAAAACCACGAAGGCGCGTGCGCCATGAAAGACCACCTGATCATCGTTGGCTTTGGCATCAGCGGCAAGCATCTGGCCCATGTGGCCCGCGAGTCGGGCCTTTGCTATACCATTCTTGAAATGAACCCCGAAACCGTCACCCGCTACCGCCACAAGGAACCCATCTCGCACGGCGACGCCTCGCAACCCATCGTGCTTGAACACCTTGGCGTCACCAAGGCACGGGTGCTGGCCATCGTGATTTCCGACCCTTCAGCAGTGCGCGCCATTGTTATCGAGGCCCGCCGCTTTAACCCGCACCTGCATATTATTGCCCGCACGCGCTTTGTGAGTGAGGTCGCCCCCTTGCGCCAGCTTGGTGCGGACGAGGTGATAGCCGAGGAATTTGAAACCTCCATCGAGGTCTTCAGTCGTGTGCTCACGCGCTATCTAGTGCCCCGGCAGGATATCGATTCGTTCGCCGCGCGCATCCGGCAGGAAAACTACCGCATGATCCGCCGTATGAGCGCTTCGGTAGATTCGCTCGATTCCATGGTAAGCCGCCTGCCCGATATGGGCGTTCAGGCCATGCGGCTTTCCCAGGCATCGCCGCTCTGCGGTATCAGCCTGGCCCAAAGCCAGATGCGCCGCAAATACGGGGTGACGGTCATTGCCATTTTGCGCAATGGCGCAACACAGGCATCGCCAGAACCCAACGACCTTTTTGAATCTGACGACGTGGTGTATCTGTTTGGCAAAACAGAAAAACTGCTGGCCATAGCCCCGCTTTTTTCCGGCCCACTGCGCGAATCGAACAAGGAAGCGAGCCCTCCACCCAGGGCTGCGTAG
- a CDS encoding Fe-only nitrogenase accessory AnfO family protein, with protein sequence MKCDCIAVLENTENSVSSMDNCTHLAVWQRDWSTGKGWHTSESVPFSLEGCTTLPQIRDELRKLAQLLPDQAAIAGLSISGLAYNELNRMGFCLCELDAFSPDILDALASEILASAQGEVQAPTAPTPTDTPGVYTINLMEVQAAHPEITSKKALRPFFAFTPFVELEVICGHMPPWLEEHMRQHRLTCSLARQDDGTVRARISHALCGETTPDGV encoded by the coding sequence ATGAAATGTGACTGCATTGCAGTACTGGAAAATACAGAAAATTCCGTAAGCTCCATGGATAACTGCACACACCTTGCTGTCTGGCAGCGCGACTGGAGTACGGGCAAGGGCTGGCATACCTCTGAATCCGTGCCTTTTTCGCTTGAGGGCTGCACCACCCTGCCCCAGATACGCGATGAGCTGCGCAAACTTGCCCAGCTGCTGCCAGATCAGGCCGCCATTGCCGGGCTCAGCATTTCTGGCCTTGCCTACAACGAACTGAACCGCATGGGCTTTTGCCTGTGCGAGCTGGATGCCTTTTCGCCCGATATCCTCGACGCCCTTGCCAGCGAAATTCTGGCTTCGGCACAGGGCGAGGTGCAGGCCCCCACGGCCCCCACGCCCACAGATACCCCCGGCGTGTATACCATCAACCTTATGGAAGTGCAGGCCGCCCACCCTGAGATCACGTCAAAAAAAGCCCTGCGGCCATTTTTTGCGTTCACTCCCTTTGTGGAGCTCGAGGTCATCTGCGGGCATATGCCCCCCTGGCTTGAGGAGCACATGCGCCAGCATCGTCTTACCTGCTCCCTTGCCCGGCAGGATGACGGAACCGTCCGCGCCCGCATTTCGCACGCACTCTGCGGCGAAACAACGCCAGACGGCGTGTAG
- the nifB gene encoding nitrogenase cofactor biosynthesis protein NifB — protein sequence MSANLVNLNTNPCKMCMPMGSVSAFYGISKSMSILHGSQGCSTYIRRHMATHYNEPVDIASSSLTEEGTVFGGTKNLLKGLENLIKLYNPEVIGVSTTCLAETIGEDVPAIIRQFKDEHPEVTATIIPVSSPGYGGSQYEGFFRALHAIVRHVPMNATPNNVVNIITGHLSAADSRALKALLDGCGLDYVLLPDLSQNLDGGHEDNYNRLPQYGTTLARIGLMAGARMTLELAPFCPEEYSPGAYLRDTYGVPLLRMNLPVGLRDADALVATLEALGGQVPATIREERARYLDAMIDAHKYNAQCRVAVFGEPDMVLGLVRASSENGAVPVVAATGSRCVSFEKVLAPDMAKATETQFSGDFDILNFADFAAIENALLARKANLMLGNSDGRRIEESHHVPLLRYGFPIHDRVGGQRTRLLFYDGSLSLMEATANAMLQFTEGSFREELLNKYFKEDTAMEAEASRIEVTESASASASAPATELTSEPVAPAAALTELAAVSAERTKSHPCFSCGACATSARLHLPIAPKCNLSCNYCLRKYDCVNESRPGVTTAVLTPTQAFDRFMAVKRDMPNLTVVGIAGPGDSLANPEETFRTLEMIRREDPNITFCMSTNGLALPEYVEDMKRVGVSHATVTINAVDPAIGAQIYKFAMYRGKRYTGETAAALLLANQMAGLRALTKAGIVCKVNTVLLKGINDGHIPQVVETARELGAVMTNIMQLIPVKGSVFENMPLVSNKELMDMRRSCEPTLKQMYHCKQCRADAVGLLGDDKSIDYRPPVAEKAPMVEESRLAVARKIRIAVASKTGMTVDQHFGQADQFYIYESDGAAASYVETRSVSRYCNGMDDCGEKAGRMAGILAAVDDCEGVLALRIGESPLKKLETRGIRVFTQYENVDKAVNDAARALCG from the coding sequence ATGAGCGCCAATCTTGTCAACCTGAATACAAATCCCTGCAAGATGTGCATGCCCATGGGTTCGGTAAGCGCCTTCTACGGCATCAGCAAGAGCATGAGCATTCTGCACGGCTCGCAGGGATGCAGCACCTACATTCGGCGGCACATGGCAACCCACTACAATGAGCCGGTTGATATCGCCTCGTCTTCGCTTACGGAAGAAGGCACGGTATTCGGCGGCACCAAGAACCTGCTCAAGGGGCTTGAAAACCTTATCAAGCTCTACAACCCCGAGGTGATCGGCGTTTCCACCACCTGCCTGGCCGAAACCATTGGCGAAGATGTGCCCGCCATCATCAGGCAGTTCAAGGACGAACACCCTGAAGTAACGGCCACCATCATTCCCGTTTCTTCGCCCGGCTACGGCGGCTCGCAGTACGAAGGATTTTTTCGCGCGTTGCACGCCATTGTGCGCCACGTGCCCATGAATGCCACGCCCAACAACGTGGTCAACATCATCACAGGGCACCTTTCTGCGGCTGATTCCAGGGCACTCAAGGCGCTGCTAGACGGTTGCGGCCTCGACTACGTGCTGCTGCCAGATCTTTCGCAAAACCTCGATGGCGGGCATGAAGACAACTACAACCGTTTGCCTCAGTATGGTACAACGCTTGCCCGCATTGGCCTTATGGCTGGCGCGCGCATGACCCTCGAACTCGCGCCATTCTGCCCCGAAGAATATTCACCCGGCGCGTACCTGCGCGATACCTACGGTGTGCCACTGCTGCGCATGAACCTGCCCGTGGGCCTGCGCGATGCCGATGCCCTTGTAGCCACGCTTGAGGCTCTCGGCGGGCAAGTACCCGCCACCATACGCGAAGAACGCGCCCGCTATCTCGACGCCATGATCGACGCGCACAAGTACAACGCGCAGTGCCGTGTGGCCGTCTTTGGCGAACCAGATATGGTGCTGGGTCTTGTGCGCGCCTCGAGTGAAAACGGAGCCGTGCCCGTTGTGGCCGCCACCGGCAGCCGCTGCGTCAGTTTTGAAAAGGTCCTTGCTCCAGATATGGCCAAGGCCACGGAAACCCAGTTCAGCGGCGACTTTGACATTCTGAATTTTGCCGACTTTGCCGCCATTGAAAACGCCCTGCTTGCGCGCAAGGCAAACCTCATGCTGGGCAATTCAGACGGTCGCCGCATTGAGGAAAGCCACCACGTCCCTCTCTTGCGTTACGGTTTTCCCATCCACGACAGGGTTGGCGGACAGCGCACGCGCCTGCTGTTCTATGACGGCTCGCTCAGTCTCATGGAAGCCACGGCCAACGCCATGTTGCAGTTTACCGAAGGCAGCTTCCGCGAGGAGCTTCTCAACAAGTACTTCAAGGAAGATACCGCCATGGAAGCTGAAGCCTCGCGCATTGAAGTTACCGAATCTGCCAGCGCTTCTGCCAGCGCCCCGGCCACTGAGCTGACCAGCGAACCCGTTGCACCTGCCGCCGCGCTCACCGAGCTGGCCGCCGTAAGTGCAGAACGCACCAAATCCCACCCCTGTTTCAGCTGTGGGGCCTGTGCCACCTCGGCGCGGCTGCACCTGCCCATCGCGCCCAAGTGCAACCTGAGCTGCAACTACTGCCTGCGCAAGTACGATTGCGTCAACGAGAGCCGCCCCGGCGTTACCACAGCCGTGCTCACCCCCACGCAGGCCTTTGACCGCTTTATGGCTGTAAAGCGCGACATGCCCAACCTTACGGTTGTGGGCATCGCCGGCCCCGGCGATTCGCTGGCAAACCCCGAGGAAACCTTCCGCACGCTTGAGATGATCCGCAGGGAAGACCCCAATATCACCTTCTGCATGTCCACCAACGGTCTGGCCCTGCCGGAATACGTGGAAGACATGAAGCGCGTGGGCGTGAGCCACGCCACCGTTACCATCAACGCCGTTGACCCCGCCATTGGCGCGCAGATTTACAAGTTCGCCATGTACAGGGGCAAGCGCTACACGGGCGAAACCGCGGCCGCCCTCCTGCTGGCCAACCAGATGGCGGGCCTGCGCGCCCTTACCAAGGCTGGTATCGTGTGCAAGGTCAACACCGTGCTGCTCAAGGGCATCAACGACGGGCACATTCCGCAGGTTGTGGAAACCGCGCGCGAACTTGGCGCGGTTATGACCAACATCATGCAGCTCATCCCGGTCAAGGGCAGCGTTTTTGAAAACATGCCCCTTGTGAGCAACAAGGAACTCATGGACATGCGCCGCAGCTGCGAACCCACTCTCAAGCAGATGTATCACTGCAAGCAGTGCCGTGCCGATGCCGTGGGCCTGCTGGGCGACGACAAATCCATTGATTACCGCCCGCCAGTGGCCGAAAAGGCCCCCATGGTGGAAGAATCAAGGCTCGCCGTGGCCCGCAAGATACGCATTGCCGTGGCCTCCAAGACCGGTATGACCGTTGACCAGCACTTTGGTCAGGCCGACCAGTTCTATATCTACGAAAGCGACGGCGCTGCCGCCAGCTACGTGGAAACCCGCAGTGTCTCCCGATACTGCAACGGCATGGACGACTGCGGCGAAAAGGCAGGGCGCATGGCGGGCATTCTGGCCGCCGTGGACGACTGCGAGGGTGTGCTGGCCCTGCGCATAGGCGAAAGCCCGCTGAAAAAGCTTGAGACCAGGGGAATACGCGTGTTCACCCAGTACGAAAATGTGGACAAGGCCGTGAATGACGCCGCCAGGGCGCTCTGCGGATAA